In Lacerta agilis isolate rLacAgi1 chromosome 1, rLacAgi1.pri, whole genome shotgun sequence, the following proteins share a genomic window:
- the SYT9 gene encoding synaptotagmin-9 isoform X2, with protein MPGGREDEICQKALKLLVELCSDGTVENDRCLEFNYYLRDSGRPRPTDSDITVSLLSLVVTACGLALFGVSLFVSWKLCWVPWRERGLPGNKDKQESLNYTDTETNDHEYSEDYLGQPTTYPDSSMKISHTSPDIPLDAKTGTKENCVHNVRMHRQITEPTPSARHNSFRRQLNLSNPDFNIQQIQKQDQLTGIGRIKPELYKQRSVDTDDGRRNNSKSCGKLNFIVKYDCDLEQLIVKIHKAVNLPAKDFSGTSDPYVKIYLLPDRKTKHQTKVHRKTLNPVFDEVFLFPVPYNDLSTRKLHFSVYDFDRFSRHDLIGQVIVDNFLELSDFPRECNLWKDIEYVTNDKVDLGELMFSLCYLPTAGRLTITIIKARNLKAMDITGASDPYVKVSLMCEGRRLKKRKTSTKRNTLNPVYNEAIVFDVPPENIDQINLFIAVMDYDRVGHNEIIGVCQVGNDAESLGRDHWNEMLSYPRKPIAHWHLLAEWVGQGTAAGSKPGSCNSLKGPPSP; from the exons ATATCACGGTGAGTTTACTGTCCTTAGTTGTCACAGCATGTGGACTTGCTTTGTTTGGGGTGTCTCTGTTTGTGTCCTGGAAGCTGTGTTGGGTTCCTTGGCGAGAACGTGGCCTGCCTGGAAACAAAGACAAGCAGGAGTCCCTGAACTATACAGACACAGAGACCAATGACCACGAGTATAGCGAGGATTACTTGGGACAACCTACCACCTACCCCGACTCTTCCATGAAGATTAGCCACACATCCCCTGACATCCCTTTGGACGCTAAGACAGGGACCAAGGAAAACTGTGTGCATAATGTTCGGATGCATCGACAGATCACGGAGCCAACTCCTTCTGCACG GCACAATTCATTCCGAAGGCAGCTCAATCTCTCAAACCCAGACTTCAACATCCAGCAGATCCAAAAGCAGGACCAGCTGACAGGGATTGGGCGCATCAAGCCAGAGCTGTATAAACAAAGATCGGTGGACACAGATGATGGGAGGAGGAACAATAGCAAATCTTGTGGGAAGCTCAACTTTATTGTGAAATACGATTGTGACTTGGAGCAACTGATAGTGAAGATTCACAAAGCTGTCAACCTGCCAGCAAAGGACTTCTCTGGGACTTCAGACCCCTATGTCAAGATCTACTTACTTCCAGataggaaaacaaaacaccagactAAAGTGCATAGAAAGACCCTGAACCCAGTGTTTGATGAAGTTTTTTTATTTCCTGTTCCTTATAATGATTTGAGCACGAGGAAACTCCACTTCTCCGTATATGACTTTGACCGATTCTCCAGGCATGACTTGATTGGCCAAGTGATAGTGGATAATTTTTTAGAGTTGTCGGACTTTCCCAGGGAGTGTAATCTTTGGAAGGATATTGAATATGTCACTAAT GACAAAGTGGATCTTGGCGAGTTGATGTTTTCACTTTGCTATCTTCCAACTGCTGGTAGACTAACTATTACTATAATAAAAGCTAGAAATTTGAAGGCCATGGACATAACAGGAGCATCAG ATCCCTACGTGAAGGTTTCACTAATGTGTGAAGGGAGACgattgaagaagaggaagacttCCACTAAGAGGAACACCCTTAATCCTGTTTATAATGAAGCCATAGTCTTTGATGTCCCTCCAGAAAACATTGACCAAATTAACTTGTTTATAGCCGTTATGGATTATGACCG TGTAGGTCACAATGAGATCATTGGAGTCTGTCAAGTAGGCAACGATGCGGAAAGCCTTGGGCGAGACCACTGGAACGAAATGCTCTCCTACCCTCGGAAGCCCATCGCTCACTGGCATTTGCTTGCAGAG TGGGTTGGGCAAGGAACTGCAGCTGGAAGCAAGCCCGGGTCCTGCAATTCTCTCAAAGGGCCTCCATCTCCATGA
- the SYT9 gene encoding synaptotagmin-9 isoform X1, translating into MPGGREDEICQKALKLLVELCSDGTVENDRCLEFNYYLRDSGRPRPTDSDITVSLLSLVVTACGLALFGVSLFVSWKLCWVPWRERGLPGNKDKQESLNYTDTETNDHEYSEDYLGQPTTYPDSSMKISHTSPDIPLDAKTGTKENCVHNVRMHRQITEPTPSARHNSFRRQLNLSNPDFNIQQIQKQDQLTGIGRIKPELYKQRSVDTDDGRRNNSKSCGKLNFIVKYDCDLEQLIVKIHKAVNLPAKDFSGTSDPYVKIYLLPDRKTKHQTKVHRKTLNPVFDEVFLFPVPYNDLSTRKLHFSVYDFDRFSRHDLIGQVIVDNFLELSDFPRECNLWKDIEYVTNDKVDLGELMFSLCYLPTAGRLTITIIKARNLKAMDITGASDPYVKVSLMCEGRRLKKRKTSTKRNTLNPVYNEAIVFDVPPENIDQINLFIAVMDYDRVGHNEIIGVCQVGNDAESLGRDHWNEMLSYPRKPIAHWHLLAEGPIPQKCYAGLLRMDGCRRGFLTLLTYSAEIWHSC; encoded by the exons ATATCACGGTGAGTTTACTGTCCTTAGTTGTCACAGCATGTGGACTTGCTTTGTTTGGGGTGTCTCTGTTTGTGTCCTGGAAGCTGTGTTGGGTTCCTTGGCGAGAACGTGGCCTGCCTGGAAACAAAGACAAGCAGGAGTCCCTGAACTATACAGACACAGAGACCAATGACCACGAGTATAGCGAGGATTACTTGGGACAACCTACCACCTACCCCGACTCTTCCATGAAGATTAGCCACACATCCCCTGACATCCCTTTGGACGCTAAGACAGGGACCAAGGAAAACTGTGTGCATAATGTTCGGATGCATCGACAGATCACGGAGCCAACTCCTTCTGCACG GCACAATTCATTCCGAAGGCAGCTCAATCTCTCAAACCCAGACTTCAACATCCAGCAGATCCAAAAGCAGGACCAGCTGACAGGGATTGGGCGCATCAAGCCAGAGCTGTATAAACAAAGATCGGTGGACACAGATGATGGGAGGAGGAACAATAGCAAATCTTGTGGGAAGCTCAACTTTATTGTGAAATACGATTGTGACTTGGAGCAACTGATAGTGAAGATTCACAAAGCTGTCAACCTGCCAGCAAAGGACTTCTCTGGGACTTCAGACCCCTATGTCAAGATCTACTTACTTCCAGataggaaaacaaaacaccagactAAAGTGCATAGAAAGACCCTGAACCCAGTGTTTGATGAAGTTTTTTTATTTCCTGTTCCTTATAATGATTTGAGCACGAGGAAACTCCACTTCTCCGTATATGACTTTGACCGATTCTCCAGGCATGACTTGATTGGCCAAGTGATAGTGGATAATTTTTTAGAGTTGTCGGACTTTCCCAGGGAGTGTAATCTTTGGAAGGATATTGAATATGTCACTAAT GACAAAGTGGATCTTGGCGAGTTGATGTTTTCACTTTGCTATCTTCCAACTGCTGGTAGACTAACTATTACTATAATAAAAGCTAGAAATTTGAAGGCCATGGACATAACAGGAGCATCAG ATCCCTACGTGAAGGTTTCACTAATGTGTGAAGGGAGACgattgaagaagaggaagacttCCACTAAGAGGAACACCCTTAATCCTGTTTATAATGAAGCCATAGTCTTTGATGTCCCTCCAGAAAACATTGACCAAATTAACTTGTTTATAGCCGTTATGGATTATGACCG TGTAGGTCACAATGAGATCATTGGAGTCTGTCAAGTAGGCAACGATGCGGAAAGCCTTGGGCGAGACCACTGGAACGAAATGCTCTCCTACCCTCGGAAGCCCATCGCTCACTGGCATTTGCTTGCAGAG GGCCCTATTCCACAGAAATGTTATGCGGGCCTTCTGCGCATGGATGGCTGCCGAAGAGGCTTCCTCACTCTTTTAACCTATTCAGCAGAAATTTGGCATTCCTGTTGA
- the SYT9 gene encoding synaptotagmin-9 isoform X4, whose protein sequence is MKQDITVSLLSLVVTACGLALFGVSLFVSWKLCWVPWRERGLPGNKDKQESLNYTDTETNDHEYSEDYLGQPTTYPDSSMKISHTSPDIPLDAKTGTKENCVHNVRMHRQITEPTPSARHNSFRRQLNLSNPDFNIQQIQKQDQLTGIGRIKPELYKQRSVDTDDGRRNNSKSCGKLNFIVKYDCDLEQLIVKIHKAVNLPAKDFSGTSDPYVKIYLLPDRKTKHQTKVHRKTLNPVFDEVFLFPVPYNDLSTRKLHFSVYDFDRFSRHDLIGQVIVDNFLELSDFPRECNLWKDIEYVTNDKVDLGELMFSLCYLPTAGRLTITIIKARNLKAMDITGASDPYVKVSLMCEGRRLKKRKTSTKRNTLNPVYNEAIVFDVPPENIDQINLFIAVMDYDRVGHNEIIGVCQVGNDAESLGRDHWNEMLSYPRKPIAHWHLLAEGPIPQKCYAGLLRMDGCRRGFLTLLTYSAEIWHSC, encoded by the exons ATATCACGGTGAGTTTACTGTCCTTAGTTGTCACAGCATGTGGACTTGCTTTGTTTGGGGTGTCTCTGTTTGTGTCCTGGAAGCTGTGTTGGGTTCCTTGGCGAGAACGTGGCCTGCCTGGAAACAAAGACAAGCAGGAGTCCCTGAACTATACAGACACAGAGACCAATGACCACGAGTATAGCGAGGATTACTTGGGACAACCTACCACCTACCCCGACTCTTCCATGAAGATTAGCCACACATCCCCTGACATCCCTTTGGACGCTAAGACAGGGACCAAGGAAAACTGTGTGCATAATGTTCGGATGCATCGACAGATCACGGAGCCAACTCCTTCTGCACG GCACAATTCATTCCGAAGGCAGCTCAATCTCTCAAACCCAGACTTCAACATCCAGCAGATCCAAAAGCAGGACCAGCTGACAGGGATTGGGCGCATCAAGCCAGAGCTGTATAAACAAAGATCGGTGGACACAGATGATGGGAGGAGGAACAATAGCAAATCTTGTGGGAAGCTCAACTTTATTGTGAAATACGATTGTGACTTGGAGCAACTGATAGTGAAGATTCACAAAGCTGTCAACCTGCCAGCAAAGGACTTCTCTGGGACTTCAGACCCCTATGTCAAGATCTACTTACTTCCAGataggaaaacaaaacaccagactAAAGTGCATAGAAAGACCCTGAACCCAGTGTTTGATGAAGTTTTTTTATTTCCTGTTCCTTATAATGATTTGAGCACGAGGAAACTCCACTTCTCCGTATATGACTTTGACCGATTCTCCAGGCATGACTTGATTGGCCAAGTGATAGTGGATAATTTTTTAGAGTTGTCGGACTTTCCCAGGGAGTGTAATCTTTGGAAGGATATTGAATATGTCACTAAT GACAAAGTGGATCTTGGCGAGTTGATGTTTTCACTTTGCTATCTTCCAACTGCTGGTAGACTAACTATTACTATAATAAAAGCTAGAAATTTGAAGGCCATGGACATAACAGGAGCATCAG ATCCCTACGTGAAGGTTTCACTAATGTGTGAAGGGAGACgattgaagaagaggaagacttCCACTAAGAGGAACACCCTTAATCCTGTTTATAATGAAGCCATAGTCTTTGATGTCCCTCCAGAAAACATTGACCAAATTAACTTGTTTATAGCCGTTATGGATTATGACCG TGTAGGTCACAATGAGATCATTGGAGTCTGTCAAGTAGGCAACGATGCGGAAAGCCTTGGGCGAGACCACTGGAACGAAATGCTCTCCTACCCTCGGAAGCCCATCGCTCACTGGCATTTGCTTGCAGAG GGCCCTATTCCACAGAAATGTTATGCGGGCCTTCTGCGCATGGATGGCTGCCGAAGAGGCTTCCTCACTCTTTTAACCTATTCAGCAGAAATTTGGCATTCCTGTTGA
- the SYT9 gene encoding synaptotagmin-9 isoform X3, whose product MPGGREDEICQKALKLLVELCSDGTVENDRCLEFNYYLRDSGRPRPTDSDITVSLLSLVVTACGLALFGVSLFVSWKLCWVPWRERGLPGNKDKQESLNYTDTETNDHEYSEDYLGQPTTYPDSSMKISHTSPDIPLDAKTGTKENCVHNVRMHRQITEPTPSARHNSFRRQLNLSNPDFNIQQIQKQDQLTGIGRIKPELYKQRSVDTDDGRRNNSKSCGKLNFIVKYDCDLEQLIVKIHKAVNLPAKDFSGTSDPYVKIYLLPDRKTKHQTKVHRKTLNPVFDEVFLFPVPYNDLSTRKLHFSVYDFDRFSRHDLIGQVIVDNFLELSDFPRECNLWKDIEYVTNDKVDLGELMFSLCYLPTAGRLTITIIKARNLKAMDITGASDPYVKVSLMCEGRRLKKRKTSTKRNTLNPVYNEAIVFDVPPENIDQINLFIAVMDYDRVGHNEIIGVCQVGNDAESLGRDHWNEMLSYPRKPIAHWHLLAEL is encoded by the exons ATATCACGGTGAGTTTACTGTCCTTAGTTGTCACAGCATGTGGACTTGCTTTGTTTGGGGTGTCTCTGTTTGTGTCCTGGAAGCTGTGTTGGGTTCCTTGGCGAGAACGTGGCCTGCCTGGAAACAAAGACAAGCAGGAGTCCCTGAACTATACAGACACAGAGACCAATGACCACGAGTATAGCGAGGATTACTTGGGACAACCTACCACCTACCCCGACTCTTCCATGAAGATTAGCCACACATCCCCTGACATCCCTTTGGACGCTAAGACAGGGACCAAGGAAAACTGTGTGCATAATGTTCGGATGCATCGACAGATCACGGAGCCAACTCCTTCTGCACG GCACAATTCATTCCGAAGGCAGCTCAATCTCTCAAACCCAGACTTCAACATCCAGCAGATCCAAAAGCAGGACCAGCTGACAGGGATTGGGCGCATCAAGCCAGAGCTGTATAAACAAAGATCGGTGGACACAGATGATGGGAGGAGGAACAATAGCAAATCTTGTGGGAAGCTCAACTTTATTGTGAAATACGATTGTGACTTGGAGCAACTGATAGTGAAGATTCACAAAGCTGTCAACCTGCCAGCAAAGGACTTCTCTGGGACTTCAGACCCCTATGTCAAGATCTACTTACTTCCAGataggaaaacaaaacaccagactAAAGTGCATAGAAAGACCCTGAACCCAGTGTTTGATGAAGTTTTTTTATTTCCTGTTCCTTATAATGATTTGAGCACGAGGAAACTCCACTTCTCCGTATATGACTTTGACCGATTCTCCAGGCATGACTTGATTGGCCAAGTGATAGTGGATAATTTTTTAGAGTTGTCGGACTTTCCCAGGGAGTGTAATCTTTGGAAGGATATTGAATATGTCACTAAT GACAAAGTGGATCTTGGCGAGTTGATGTTTTCACTTTGCTATCTTCCAACTGCTGGTAGACTAACTATTACTATAATAAAAGCTAGAAATTTGAAGGCCATGGACATAACAGGAGCATCAG ATCCCTACGTGAAGGTTTCACTAATGTGTGAAGGGAGACgattgaagaagaggaagacttCCACTAAGAGGAACACCCTTAATCCTGTTTATAATGAAGCCATAGTCTTTGATGTCCCTCCAGAAAACATTGACCAAATTAACTTGTTTATAGCCGTTATGGATTATGACCG TGTAGGTCACAATGAGATCATTGGAGTCTGTCAAGTAGGCAACGATGCGGAAAGCCTTGGGCGAGACCACTGGAACGAAATGCTCTCCTACCCTCGGAAGCCCATCGCTCACTGGCATTTGCTTGCAGAG CTCTGA